DNA from Denticeps clupeoides chromosome 7, fDenClu1.1, whole genome shotgun sequence:
gtcacctgagatggtcctccaacagtcttgaaggagttcccagaggtgtttagcacttgttggtccctttgccttcactctgcggtccagctcaccccaaaccatctggattgggttcaggtccggtgactgtggaggccaggtccccacttttttttaagtacataactccacattcatagttttgatgccttcagtgagaatctaccaacgtaaatggtcatgaaaataaagaaaacacattgaatgagaagttgtgtccaaacatttggcctctactgtacagCATGTTAACAGTGGGTTTCAAACAAAGGAATGTCGTTTTGTAGGGATCGGATTGACCAGACAGGATCCTTAACTGTCCCAGTGATCATGTGGTTTTCCTGGAACGGTCTTCACTGTGCATTATCGTGACTGTGCCCTATACCATCCCAGTCTCGTGTAAGCCTTGCCTCCTCGGCTCTTTTCTTGGGGGATATGGGTTCCACCAGCTGGCCCTCTTGCATCACTCGAGTGATCTCCTTCAGCTGAAGCAGCAGCCTCTGCTCCTGGTCCACACTCACTCCTCGACTGCTGAAACAAGAGGATTTATTCGAACTGAGAACCGAAAACGACGGCACGAACCTATAGAACAGAGCTGAAACACTACCTTTCCAAACTGTGGCCAGCATTACAGACTATCTTCTCCATCACCTCCTCTgtctccttcagcttctcctgAAGCTGAGCTAGCTCATAATCAGCTGTAAAGATACACGGTAATAATGTTCACTCACATTTATATTAGAAGATCAATAcctaactagaagccaaaattccaagagaaattttgatgggcctgtccgggcattggtcacagccgcgggtgtagcctcctgaactggtgtcaactttaagagcgggcggtcctattaaaatggccgatgggtcaggcacacccatgcagtcgtgatgtttgaaagatgttgaaaaattagcattttaacattctaaagctagcatgctaacgtcaaaaatgctaacagggcgtggccaaggtgcttcacattaaatttggtgttgtttggagcatgtttaaaaattagcatgttaacatgctaatacTAGCATGAtcacatcaaaaacgctaacagggcgtgtccaagatgcgtcacgttaaatttggtcacgtttggagcatgtttaccaattagcatattagcatgctaatgctaacatcaaaaatgctaacagggcgtggccaagatgagtcacgttaaatttggtgacgtttggacaatgttgAAAAAATTAGAATGTTAGCTCAAGGCGTAGCATGTTAATGGccgtaggacagggcgtccctaataaagttgctgtaggacagggcgtccctactaaagtgactgatggaccgggcgtccctaataaagtggctgtaggacagggcgtccctactaaagtgactgatggaccgggcgtccctactaaagtggttgttggacagggcatccctaataaagtggctgtaggacagggcgtccctactaaagtgactgatggaccgggcgtccctaataaagtggttgttggacagggcgtccctaataaagtggctgtaggaccgggcgtccctactaaagtggctgtaggacagggcgtccctactaaagtggctgtaggacagggcgtccctactaaagtgactgatggaccgggcgtccctaatgaagtgcccgaaggacagggcgtccctaatgaagtacccgaaggacagggtgtccccaataaagcagccaaaggaccgggcggtcttaataatgtggatgattggcATCCTAAGGAAGCTGCTGGTTTgagattccattgaattacagtgctggcgctgctgctgtatcagtaccccttgtaggacccccttttctggcaatgacacagtagcagtaaaaggggccccattttaccaatgctaccaatgctaaaattagcattcaatgcattctaatgcgaaaatgaccctgtttgagcgttaatagctcggccacgcccagtccgatcgcttataaaagtaatagcacacctcacacaatatagtactaatttttgatatatagcacgccggtgtgcgtgcttcggtacgacccgcattaagtgccgaaaaagtctgaaataattaaaaaaaaaaaaaaaaaaagttttttttccacccattgacactttgttttttcaaatttgtcaatgatccgtaaatcagacacagataaaccatacgtcaaaacatcagtcttgatgagatctacgagacaccattaaaaacttttttctatgtcaaaccatctggacacaaagtccaaaaaaaaaaaagtccaattttggactaggataataaacgcgttccgaaaacgctttttggggaattgcgcgaCGACCGTAAATCCGACCAAGCCGAGCCatatgaagaaaaaagaagaaaaagccgcacgacctgatatgagacttgtgtgtgtgctgtgaagcgtttcggCCTGActactccgttgtttctgtgcgtttcacggtcttatcatggcggccttgaacgtaagacgtgtccttttattgcctttttcccccagtgttccgggtttgtctgggttttccaaacccccgttggtggcaccgactcgtcccatatgtcagattgtgtgtctcggcgaggccttcggcctcgcctcgactcccgtgtctctagcttttacggctggtcacagggagccaaaaacgtgttcccagcacgatagtacacggtactttttacactttgaactcGATTTGTGGGCGGGTCGTAcaacctaccaaaataaacaatatgtcatattgtgcgTGAaacgttgtttctgtacgtttcacagtttttgcgtggcagccttgaacgtaagacatgtcctttttttgctggtcccagcacaatagtaaatggtctgtcatgctgacaggcccaaattaaAATGAGCggtgtgtgttcatttctaCTGAATGTGGATGTGTGATGTGTGGGGTGTCTAGACAATGGAAATGTAAAAGGCACAGAAATGCCATTTCAGtatgaatgggaaactgaccccATTTGTCTAGTTATATGAAGAATGGTGgggtcgtagtagcctagtgggttagacactcgcctatgaaccagaaaacataggttcaaaccccacttaccaccattctgtccctgagcaagacacttaaccatgagtgtctccagggagactctgtccctgtaactactgattgtatattGCTCTGGATTGATTacggtatataatttgataagtatTTAAACATAACTGTTTTGGAAAGAGTAagatgtgtccatagcaaaggtgctgcagcaggaagttgtatattAAACTTTTTACAAATACATCAAGATATAGTATAAttgtataccagataaaacaatatctgggcagttctttctgtcacacccataaggccagtggAATAGCAGGTAATTGTGATGATGCAAGTGATTATATAAACTGTCTGATTTTATGAATTCATATATTGCATACCGTTTACAACGCACAGTACTACATGTAGCTACCGCTCCCAGCCAAAACTCACCGGCTGCCATTCGAAAAGTTTAATGTTTCTGTCCCCTTAAAGCATCTTTCGCAAGGTAAGGTGAAGCGAGATACGAGCAGAATGGCCGaaggtggaaaaagtgatggaCATGAACCTAATGCCACAACTTATTATTTCTATTCAGTAGCCAAATATCCAgcacacaaatgaaacaaaagtgGTGGGGGGCGTTGTGCATGTTTACTGCTGGAAGGTGAATTATCATCTCACCCCTACAATACGGCAATCCCGCAAAGACGGAAAAAGGTGCTGCTTAGATTTCCATGTAGGAATATGTGGAGGAAAATAATTCATACTTACAGATTTTTCTCTTCGTGTTCTCTGACCTCAAGGCAGAGAATTTTCTTTCTGAGGGTTTCGAAATGTTCCCTTTAGATGTTATCTTCAAAAGATTGAACGATTTTACCATCATTGATTTGCTCGTCATCTGAACTGCATGATTATGTAAGAATAACGCATTCGGAATGTCTCACCTTGAATAGGATGTAGAGAATGTAAAGTAGTATACCAAAACCATAGATGGGGATGATCTGGCCAGCAAGGTTGGACTTCCCTCCAGTCCCCATCCCAGTCCCCACGCCGCCTCCTTTGGCCCTGGCTATCGCCTCAGTGTTGTGGGCGCGGGAGAACCTGGCACCACCTGCTTTCTGGTTGTTCTGACGGTGCATCATGGGAGGGAAAGATCCAGGTCCCCCTACACACCACCACACTCTGATCAGCCAAAACATTATCACCCCACACGAGTTATATGTCACAACGCAAACTGCCATTATTGAAGATGAAATTGAAGTGGAATAAATGAACgaataacacaaaataaaatatgaacgtGCGTGATCACCGGCTACACGACACATTTCTCCCGCTGCTCACATCTCACCATCCAGCGGAGCGCCGTCTGGTTTTCCCCGCGACAGGAGCATTTTGGGGAGCAGTAGCGCCACGCACAGCACCAGGCAGGACACAAGAGTCATTTTCTGAAACGCTGACATCGCCATGATGCCGTTGGTGCCAGTAAAACGCAGTTTTATCAGCGCGCCGTCGTAATCACCTGCCCAGCGCTTCCTGCATCAGTGGATGCGGTGACGTCAGCTAAACGCTCATTGGCTGAAGGCATCCCAGGCAGGAATAATCCATTGAAAATCGGTTGTGTGTAAACCGCAACGCAACATAACTTTTGTATTttagtacaattttttttgtttcctatCAGTACTCTGCCGCTCTGATTAGAATCGGGAGCTGGGCGATTAATAATCACCGCGTATAAACTACATTACCCAGGGATCACTGCTTCACCTTCACCTGCCACCGAGCAGAATGCAGTTCATCTGTCTGCAATATTATTATACTGATCAAAGTATTCAAACGAAATTGAGCTAAAACCCGCTTCCTTACTTTCTAATCAGCCCAgcaatgttattttttattattctcagTCATTTGTGAGGGTGTGTTTTCTTCCCGTTTACTACGCACCTTTTGTCCTCCCGGTGACCTGGTGTGTTTGActgcttattttttttcactcttttagTGAGCTTGTTTGCACTATTTGCACTTTAAAAACGTGGTATTATAGACCATTtaactaaaataatttttaaaaattgccaaAAAAGACGAAATATTCTGAATAATTTTCTCTATGGTTAAGACCAGAGGCACAAAATAGCGTAGAATATCAGAGGTTGGTATATGTTAAAGTTAGGATATTCCTTTGaaaccattttcattttttgaatGATGGCAAATAGCcacatctttttttcccccggtGACATTTTACTTGGTGTTTTGATTGCTTCAAAACACAAGAGATtaaattttatcttttttttttttctttttttaatgagcttGTTTCCAACATATATTTTACACTTAAAATTGTATTATTGAccatttatataaatgaataaaacatttttagcaaaaaaaaacatcattgtgttttttttttttttttttttttaatgaagccaACTTACCGCATATGCTTATGCAGAACTTAATGAACAAtaaacctcttttttttaattaggcagaaaaaaacgaacaaaaaatTTGCTAGGATATCCACAGGTCTAAAGTgcaattgtaataataaaagcatgctaataaatgaaattaataaaataggCAGGTTATGAGAGGCATGAGAGACAGGTTACAATGCtatgttttttgtaaatatgtgcattgtgcattgttGTCATACATGCAGAATTTGCACCTCTTCTTTTTGGATAATGGGTGAGGAGAAGCAGATGGGTGAGTGAGGGCAGTTGCCGAGGTTGATGCATCCTGCTGGACCTTCCAAGTTCCTCAAGGAACAGCCTCCCCTTGTTCCATTTCCCCTGATTCCCGTCAGCGTTTATTGTTCTCCACAGCACAAAGGAGTTGTATGTAGACACATCTAGCATGTCGTAAAACACCACTAGAGGCCAGCGACAAATTTAGCAAAAATGAATTCTTAATTTATTACACCTGAATGCAATGCATTGACCTGAATGAACAAATATTAGCCAAGGTAACAAATATTACCTTGTTGACGTTGATGACTGTTGTAGTCCAAGATGATCTGGGCCTTTTTGTCCTCTGTGGCACTAAATGTAGTATCCCGATGCAGAGTTCTCATCAGaagcacatttttttctctttttggcCCAGTAGGAGACGAGCGTGTGTATCAGggaacatatttacatttacagcatttaccagacggccttatccagagcgacttacaatcagtagttacagggacagtccccccctggagacaatcagggttaagtgtcttgctcagggacacaatggtagtaagtgggatttgaacctgggtcttctggttcataggcgagtgtgttacccactaggctactaccaccacaaacTGGGCAGAGAATTTTGCCCTCTCTCTCACTGCTAGCAGTGCAGGTTGAAGCTCTGGTTTATTCTTTCTCACAGTTCCCACCATGTTCAGCTTCTTCCTTAGCAGCTCCCACCCAAGAGCATAGAATGTGAAAAAGAGGCCACATGTGATAGTGTGCTCCCTGAAGACCCTCTGTCATGTCGAGAACCACATGTTGGCCCTGACTTTTCCACATATTCGCCTGTGAACACCTGCATGTTCCAGGCGTAGGTCTTCTGGGCATCACAGGCTGTCCAGATTTTGTAGCCATACTTGCCGGGTTTACTTACATATTTTGTCTGAATCCACAAAGACCTCTGAATGGGACCAGGCACTTGTCCACTGTCACATCAGTGCATAAGCTGCCGGCGATGTACCCACTCATCCCACACCTGTCGGATGGCAGCCCGTTTGTCATGATCATCGAAAAGGATAATTCTTGAGATGATGTGGAATGTCTTCAGTGGCATGGTGGCACAAAAAAGATTGCCCTCCCATACTTTGGATGCCAAGGGCTACATATAGCCTCTTTACTGGACTGGTAGACCCCTGCTAGAATCGAAAGTCCCAGGTATCCCTGAAGATGTTCTTCCTCCAGTCGTCACCATAAACACGATGCCCTTCCATGTTGGTCATCTCCAGCAGAATCTTTTCAATTTCCTCTGGCATAAATAACTCAAATGTTCCATCAGGCTGTTGAGACCATTCATACACAagtcactcacacattcacaccagtTTAGTCACCAATTCACCAGGTGTcaccaagtgaaagtgaagtgattgtgaaacactgcaacacagcacacggtgacacaacaaaatgtgtcctctgcttttaacccatcacccttcgtgagcagttggcagccatgacaggtgtgtggggaTTGTTCTTGGCTTGAggagcaccttggcggttcgggatttgattACCGGTCTGTTttcttacacgctaggccaccactggccgttgggaagaaaccagagaacccagaggaacccAGAGCAACATTGGCTTGGCATTCAAATGCTGCACTCACAAGATTGTGATTGAAGATGAATTCAAGATCCACAAAAAGGAAGATATATCCAGAAAACAGCGTATTCTCATCTGAGCTAGATCATTCGGTGTATTCGCCTGCTCTTGCTCCAATTGTGAGGTGTTTTGAAAAATTACTCATCATCCACATGAAATGGACAATTTCTTTATCAACAGAACATGGTTCACTGACGATACTGTCAATGCTGCCATCCATACCACAGTCATTGGACTGATCAAATtagatttaacattaatgtgaTCTAATTGTAGATGTTCAGGGCCTGATGTTGAGATATCTGGCCACATCTGGGGTTCTACATGACTGGATTTTAGAAGTAAATTTTACAAGCATGTGGTCCATATGTTCTGGATGATTTTCCACGGACCTTGATGACCATTTCACTCAGGTTTAATTTACTCTGGTAGTGAAAGACCCAAGAAAACTCCAgatgcttttaaaatgaagctgaGTACAAGAGAGCTTGTTATTTTAAGAAAACCCCAGTAAGTTCAACTGACCTGACTGAACTGACCTCGCAAGCACAGAgggagatttacatttatgtagtCATATAACTCTCcatcacaaataaaatggattgTGCTGGTTTTGCTTATATAAAAAGACAAGCCGGTGTCATTGTGTTTTTAGGACTAaaactttattgtcactatCATGCACCAGAAAAAATGTCTGGTGTGAAGCaacttttttttgctcattattATTGTACAATCTAGCATTCGCTCTATTTAAATAACAAATGGTCAGATGCATTGTTGACAGATTGCTTTGTTGAGGCAGCGGAAAATCATAGCACTAATAATGAATAGTGTAGTGTAATGTGAATAATGCAATATTGTGCCCaatctgaggtcctgagcactctggagaaggttttagtgCAGGAAATCCCTGTATTTGGTC
Protein-coding regions in this window:
- the ric3b gene encoding protein RIC-3b isoform X2 translates to MAMSAFQKMTLVSCLVLCVALLLPKMLLSRGKPDGAPLDGGPGSFPPMMHRQNNQKAGGARFSRAHNTEAIARAKGGGVGTGMGTGGKSNLAGQIIPIYGFGILLYILYILFKITSKGNISKPSERKFSALRSENTKRKISDYELAQLQEKLKETEEVMEKIVCNAGHSLESRGVSVDQEQRLLLQLKEITRVMQEGQLVEPISPKKRAEEARLTRDWDGIGHSHDNAQ
- the ric3b gene encoding protein RIC-3b isoform X1 produces the protein MAMSAFQKMTLVSCLVLCVALLLPKMLLSRGKPDGAPLDGGPGSFPPMMHRQNNQKAGGARFSRAHNTEAIARAKGGGVGTGMGTGGKSNLAGQIIPIYGFGILLYILYILFKITSKGNISKPSERKFSALRSENTKRKISDYELAQLQEKLKETEEVMEKIVCNAGHSLESSRGVSVDQEQRLLLQLKEITRVMQEGQLVEPISPKKRAEEARLTRDWDGIGHSHDNAQ